ATCCGATCCGCGGACGGGACCGGCAAAAACTTTCGCGTTGGGCCAAATGACGAGGGATGTGTCGTCGTTCGTCGAACCCTGGAAACGGCTACGTTCGTTGCCGAGCGACCCCAAAGACGGTCTGTCGGGCCAGAAACGCGTTCCGCGGCCGGGAACGGTGTCGGGACGACGTTCATCGATGCGAGCCGGTCACACGGTACCGGGCCTCGTGGAGACGCCGTCCGCTCGTCGAGCGGGCGGACGAGCAAATGAGGGGAGTAAAGTCCGTGGGCCACCAAGCGCCGCGCATGAGTCGACGCTTTCGGGCCCTCGCGGGCGTCACGACGGCGCTGACGTTCGTCCTCATCCTGCTGGGACTGCACACCGGCTCGACCGGCGGCGGGCTCTCATGCGGGACCCAGTGGCCGCTGTGCAACGGCTGGCTCGGCCTGTTCCCGGCGAACTGGGCGAGCTTCTTCGAATGGATCCACCGCTTTTTCGCGATGGTCGTGGGCTTCCTGCTGCTGGGCTGGCTCTACGGCGTCTGGCGCTGGCAGGACGACCGCCGGATCCGCTACGCCGTCACCGCCACCATCGCGATCCTCCCGATCCAGATCGTCCTCGGCGGCGTGACCACGACGGCGGGCGGCATGTTCCCCCGCGGGTTCAACCCAGCCATCATGACCGCTCACTTCACGACCGCGACGACCATCTTCGCGCTGCTCGTCTACGCGACCGTCCGGATGTTCGACACCCCGAGCTCCACCGCCGTTCGGACCGTCGTCGGCCTCGGCGGCGGCCTCGTCGCGCTCGCCGCAGTCTTCGAGTTCCTCGCGGTCTTCGACCACCCGCCGACCAACCGCATCGCCTACTACGCCGTCTCGTTCGCCCTTCTGGCCGCGCTCGTCGCGCTGCTCGTCTGGAGCGCAGACACCGTCGACCCCGCGAACCTCCTCCGGTTCCGCGCGGTCACCGCCGGCGCCGCGGCGCTGCTGTACGTCGCCATGGTGTTGAGCCGGCAGAAGTGGGGCCTCCCCGATCTCTACGGCGAGACCGTGACGGTCCTGCTGGCCGTCGCTGTCGCCGGACTCGCGGTCCTCACCAACCGCGTTATGGTCGACACTGGCGGCTTCGGTGCCCAGCACGCCGATTGACGCGCTACTGCCCCGTCGTCCGACCATCCCGTAGACACTTACCACAGCCCGACCAAGCGTCGGCTGATGGTCCCCGAAATGGCCGACTACGCGCTCGTCGTCGCGTACCTCCTCCTGATCGGCGTGTTCGCGGTCCGGTACCGGCGCGGCGAGATATCGGGCCGAGAACTGCCGATCTACCTCGGAATGTGCCTCACCTGGCTGGCCTACGGACTGCTGCAGGTCACCCAGGACGGACCGGTCCCGACCGGAACGACGCTGAACTACGGGCTCGACGCGTTCGCGGTCGTCCTCCTCGTCGCCGGGATCTACCTGCTGTATCGGGGCTGGCGCCACGACACCGGCGAAGTAGAGTCCGAGGTCGCGAACGGGTAACCGGCGCTACATGAAGTCGGTGAGGCCCGACTGCGAGTCGTCGTCGGCGTCCGCGTCGTCCGCGGGTTCGTCGTCGGCGTCCTCGTCGACCGACTCGCCGCCGGACCCGTCGAGCGCCGCCTGTGCGGGTTCCTCGTCGGCTCCGTCGCTCTCCTCGTCGTCGGTCTCCTCGGTCCCCTCGCCGCCGCCCGCGTGAGCGTTCTCGAAGGCGCCGCCGGCGTTCTCGACGGCGCGCTCCTCGCGCAGTCGTTCGGCGTCCTCGACGATCGACTGGACCTTGTTGGTGTCCTCGCCGCTGCCGGTGACGAAGGAGACGTGTTTCGCGTCGAGCTCGTACTTCGCGGCCATAGCGACGGTGAGCTCGCGGTTCTTGCAGTGGTGGGTCATCACCGACAGGTGGGGCAGGATCTCCCGACGAGCGGTGGACATGCTGACGCCGCCGGCCTCGGCGATCCGCTGGGCGATGTAGTCCCGTTTGTTCCGGGTCCCTCGCGAGCGACCGAGCTTCGACCAGTAACTCGGCGGCCCGTAGCGGGTCCATCCACCTTTAGGCTCCCGTCGAGCCGCGGCGACGCCGGCGGTCATGTTGTCGCCGGCGTAGCGCCAGAACGTGTAGTTCTGCGTCGCGCGCACGCGACCCAGCCACACGTCGGCGTTCGAGAGGAAGTCGTAGGCGACCGCCAGCTCCTCGCCCTCGTAATCCTTGGGCACGTTGTCCTCGATCCAGTTGATCAGGTCGTCCGGCGTCTCGTCCACGTCGTAGGAGGCCTTCAGCGCCTCCTCGGCGCCGGCCTCCTTGATCACCGTGTCGAGGTAGTTGAACACGCCTTCCGTCTTGTCGCGCTCGCCCGTCACCACGTCGTCGGCGCCGATGCGGTCGCGACCCTCGGCCATCGCCTGGAGGTCCTTGATCGCTCCGCGCAGGTCACCGCTGTTCATCTCGGCGATCTGGTCTAAGGCGTCGTCGTCGTACTCGACGCCCTCCTTGCGACAGAGGTCCCGGAGGACGGGGACGATCGACCGCTTGGACACGTCGCGGAACTCGATCTCCCGGCAGGCGTTGCGCAGCCCGTTGGACATGTCGTAGAACTCGTTGGCGATGAGGATCATCGGCTGGCTGGCCTCCTTGACCAGCGAGGTGATCGCCGCCGACCCGCCGCGGTCGACGTTGCCGTGGAGGTTGTCGGCCTCGTCGAGGATGACCACCCGGCGCCCGGCCCCGCCGGCGGTGAGCGTGCCGGACTTGGCGGCCTCGCCGGCGACCCGCTCGATCACGTCCTTCGTCCGCGAGTCCGAGGCGTTGAGTTCGATGGTCGCCCACCCCTCGTCGCTGGCCAGCGCGTGCGCCGCGGAGGTCTTGCCGATGCCGGGCGAGCCGTGGAGGACGACCGCTTCCCGGTGGTCCTCCCAGGTGTCGGCCCACTCCTGCAGGGCGTCGCGGGCCTTGTCGTTGCCGCGGATCTCGTCGAGCGACGAGGGCCGGTACTTCTCCGTCCAGTCCATTGCCAGAGGACAAGCGTGTGAGGGGGTTAGTGGTTTCGGACCCTCACTCCTCGACGGTCCGCAGGTCGAGCCGCGGTGCGAACTCGTCGTATGCGCCGTCGCTGGAGACGATCCGGTCCCCGTCCGAGTGGACGAGATGTAGCGCGTCGAACGGCGTCAGTCCGTGGTCCGCCACGTAGGAGGCCGCTGCGACGACCGCGTCCACGTCGCCTCGAACCGTCACCAGCGCGGCCGCGTTCGTAACCACCCGTTCCACGTCGCGGTCCTCCCGGTAGGCCACGAGCAGCAGTTCGACGAGCGTGAACTGCGAGGTCCACAGGTCGTCCTCGTGATCGCGATAAACGCGCTCCGCCGCAGCGCCGAGCCAGTCGTCGTCCTTGATTAGCGCGAGCAGGAAGTCCGTCTCGACGTACATTCAGCGGCCGGCCCCGTCCAGCGCTTCCTCCCGCGCTCGCTCGCGGAGTTCGTCGGCCGACTCGTCGACGTCTGCGAACTCCTCGCGCAGCGCGTCGAGCGGATCGTCGGCGATCGGAACGAGTTTGATCCCGTCGTGGAGTTCCACGATCCGGTAGCGGTCACCGTAGCGCTCCCGAGTATCCTTCGGGAGCGTCAGCCGTCCCCTGTCGTCCAGTGTCACATCGGGCATATCGAGACGTATGGTGGGTTCGTTAAAGAATCTTCCCACGAAAACCTATCTAACCCACCAGATGGCGCCGTGCCGGCCGGAACGAAACCGGCCCGAGCGACCGGCCACGCGTCCGCCGGCGCGCCGGTTTTCCGGTCGCGAGCCCAACCGAGGACATGGTCACGTTCGGCGGCGCGCGCGAGTTCGGGGAACGGGTCTACGCGGACTTCTCGGCGAAGAACGTGACGTTCATGGCGGCGGGGCTGGCGTACAACGCCTTCGTCTCGCTGGCGCCGCTGTTGCTTCTCCTGTTCGTCGTCCTCTCGGTCGTCGGTGGCGGCCTGGAGGACAGGGTCGTCGAGGCCTCGGAGAGCTGGCTTCCCGGCCCCATCGCCGATATCGTCGCGCAGCTGTTCGCGGGCGAGGCCGCGGCCGGCGCCTCGGTTATCGGCCTCGTCGTCCTCCTGTGGGGCGCGCTGAAGATCTTCCGCGGCCTCGACACCGCCTTCTCGGAGATCTACGAGACGGAGTCGGACAACGGATTCACGGACACACTTCGCGACGCCGTCGTCGTCCTCGCCGCGTTAGTCGTCGCCGTCGTCGCGACCGTCGGCGTCAGCGCCGCGTTCGCCGTCTTCGCCGACACCATCCCCTTGCTCGGACTGATGACGCCGCTGGTGCTGGTCGCCGGGCTCGTCCTCGCCTTCTTCCCGATGTACTACGTCTTCCCCGACGCCGACCTGGGGTGGAAAGACGTGCTGCCGGGGACGGTGTTCGCCGCCGTCGGCTGGGCTGCCTTCCAGAGCCTCTTCCAGGTGTATCTCGCCTTTAGCGACCCCGGGTCGAGCAGCTTCTTCGGGGGCGTCGTCGTCGTCGTCACGTACCTCTACTTCACGGCGCTGGTGCTCCTGCTCGGCGCGGTCATCAACGCGGTTCGGGGCGGTCACGCCTCGGGACGGCCCGGCGGCGTCGGTCGAGGCGCGGGCGGCTACGAGCGGAAACGCAGCGCGTCGCTGAGCCGCGCGGAACTCGACGCCTACCTGCGGGGGCTGGACGAACAGCTCACCGCCCGCTACGAGGCTGCGCGGGCCGACCCCGACCGCGAGGTCCGGCCGAAGCCGACCGGTGACGTCGACCTCCTCGAGTACGCGGCGAGCGACGGTGACGAGCGCCGGTGGACGGTCGAACTCAGCTGGAGTACGCCGAACGGCGTCGAGCCCGTTGCCGACCGCGCCGGCGGGTCCGCCGACCGGAGCGACGACTGAGTCCCGCTCCGAAGCGGAGCGGACTCGGCGGGCGCGACCACGGCGGCCGGGTGGGAGCCACGTCCGAGGAGAGCCGTCGCGTCCCGCGGTTCACCGCTCCGAACGCGGCGGCTCGCCGGGTCGACGGCCGACCGAGCCGCCGTATCCCACTCCAGAAAGCATTTTCCACAGGCCTCGAAGGGGGGAGGTGTATGGTAGACACGGATGCGAAACGAGCGGCCGGTCGTGGGCTGGCAGGGGGAATCGCCGCCTGGATACTGGGCTATCTCGTCGTGTACCTGCTGCACGGGAGTTCCGTCCGGGACTCGTTCGGATCGAACGTACTGGAGGTGTTCACCGGCGAGCCGGTCGCCTGGAAGCTCGTCGGGTGGCTGTTCTACAACGCCCACAACGTCGCCGTGCAGATATCGCTGCTCGGCCAGCGGTCGGTGAACCTCGTCGCCGGCGGGGAGGAGGCGGCGCTGACCGCGCTGTTCGCTCTCCCGCCGGTCCTGTTGGCTCTCGGCGGCGCGGTCGCCGCCTGGGACACCGCTACGGAACCGACGACGGCCGCCCGCAACGGCGCAGCCGTCGTACTCGGATATCTCCCGCTGTCGCTCGCGGGCGCCGTCCTGTTCGCGATCGGCAGCGGTGACGGTCCCTCGGCCGGCCCCGCGCTCGTGACCGCCGTCCTGCTCGCCGGCGTCGTGTATCCGCTGGTCTTCGGGGCGGTCGGTGGGCTCGTCGGCGGCCACGTGTCGGCGGAGTAGCGAGCGACCGTCGACGGAGTCGGACCGGACGGGCCGCTCTCGGTGGTTCGACACGCTTTTATCGTCAGTCGTCGATGCTCGGGCAAATGGGAGAGCGCCGCGAGCTGGCCGAGAAGATCGCGGGCGAGATCGCCCTCAGCGACGACCCCGGCGGCACCCTCCGGAAGTGGCGGACCGACTTCGAAGTCGCCCAGACCGAACTCGCCGACGAACTCGGCGTCTCGCCCTCGGTCGTCTCGGACTACGAGAGCGGCCGCCGCGAGAGCCCGGGCATCGGCGTCGTCAAGCGCACCGTCGAGGCGCTGTTGACTATCGACGAGCGCCGCGGCGGCAGCCACATCCGCCAGCACGCTCGCGTGCTCTCGGCCGGCTTCGACGCCGACATCGTCCACGACCTCCGGGAGTACCCCACGGCCGTTCCGGTCGGCGACTTCTACGACGCCATCGGCGCCACGGAGATCGTCTCCGGTGCCCAGGAGACCGTCGCGGGCCACACCGTCATCGACAGCATCCAGGCTATCTCTCGGCTCTCCTCCGAGGAGTTCTATCGGCTCTACGGCCAGTCGACCAACCGCGCGCTCGTGTTCACGAACGTCACCAGCGGCGAGGGCGCGATGGTCGCTCTGCGAGTGCTGAACCCGACACCCAACGCCGTCGTCCTCCAGGGGCTCGACGCCGACGCCGTCTGGCAACACGCCGGCGACCTCGCCCGGATCGACGGTTACTCGCTGGCCGCCTGCCCGACCGACCTCGACGAGATGCTCGCTCGCGTGCGAGAGTTGCCCTGAGCGGCGACGGGCCCGGCCGTGCGGACCCGTCCCACGCCGGAGGAACGCTGAAGGCCCTCGCCGGTGTCCCGGCGAGCATGAGCGGACCGGTGTTCATGGAAGCCGAGCGGGTGACCTTCCACCCGGTCGAGGAGGACGACCTGGAGTTCTTCCGGGACATGATCAACCACCCCGAGGTGCGCGAGGGGCTGTCGGCGACCGAACCCCGAAACATGGCCGACGAGCGCGAGTGGTTCGAGTCGCTCGGCGAAGACGGCGTCCAGTTTTGCCTGCGGGTCGACGGCGAGCGCGTCGGGACCGTCAGTTTCCGCGGGGTCAGCGAACAGTGGGGCGTCGCCGAACTCGCGTACTTCTTCCACCCCGACCACTGGGGCGAGGGGTACGCGACCGAGGCGGTCCGTCGGATGGTCGAGTACGGGTTCGACGAACTGCGATACGAGAAGGTCTGGGCGCGCGTCTTCGCGTTCAACGACGGTTCGACGCGCGTGCTGGAGAAGGCGGGTTTCGACCACGAGGCGACGCTGCCCGACCAGGCGTTCGCCCGCGGCGAGCGCGTCGACATCGAGCGCTACGGCGTGCTCGCGAGCGAGTAGTGACAGACTGGTAACGGCGCGGGCACCGTACAACAGTTTACGTCCCCCGTTTTTCACTCACTCAATTCGCTCCGTGCAGGTGAAAGAGTGAGTAATTGCGGTGGCGCGCGCTGACGAGCGTGCCGAACGACAGTGAGGCCGCAAGTCGTCGCCGTGCGAGGGACGAACGAGCGAGCGCAGCGACCGAGTGAGTCGGCTGGGGAGGTGAGTGGCCGTCTGCGGTGCTGCCCCTGGCGTATTGAACGGGCGAGACGCGATCGCGACGGAGTAGCGTCGTCTCTGTCGGCGCTATTCGAGCGACCGCAGGGAGCGAGGATATCCGACAGAGCGACCGCGAGCGCGCCGAGGGCGTTCATCGCCTGCTGTCGAATTCGGTCGCTGTCGTCTCCATTTCGTTCACGAGGTACTCGACTGCAACGCTCGCTCAATACGTACGCATACCAAGCGGAGGATCTACAGCCCGAGCTCCCGCCCGAGGACGAGCCGCTGGATCTCGCTGGTTCCCTCGCCGATCTCCATGAGCTTCGCGTCGCGGAAGAAGCGCTGTGGCGCGAAGTCGGTGGTGTAGCCGTAGCCGCCCAGCACTTGCACGGCGTCCTCGGCGACCTCCCGCGAGATCTCCGAGGCGTCGAGTTTCGCCATCGACGAGAGACGGGTCACGTCCTCCCCGTTATCGTAGGCCACGGCGGCCTTGTGAGTCAGCAGGCGCGCCCGCTCGATCTTGCGGTCCATCGCGACGAGCATGTCCCGGACCGCGTCGAACTCGCCGATGGGCTGGCCG
This DNA window, taken from Halosimplex litoreum, encodes the following:
- a CDS encoding COX15/CtaA family protein, whose translation is MSRRFRALAGVTTALTFVLILLGLHTGSTGGGLSCGTQWPLCNGWLGLFPANWASFFEWIHRFFAMVVGFLLLGWLYGVWRWQDDRRIRYAVTATIAILPIQIVLGGVTTTAGGMFPRGFNPAIMTAHFTTATTIFALLVYATVRMFDTPSSTAVRTVVGLGGGLVALAAVFEFLAVFDHPPTNRIAYYAVSFALLAALVALLVWSADTVDPANLLRFRAVTAGAAALLYVAMVLSRQKWGLPDLYGETVTVLLAVAVAGLAVLTNRVMVDTGGFGAQHAD
- a CDS encoding replication factor C large subunit, which codes for MDWTEKYRPSSLDEIRGNDKARDALQEWADTWEDHREAVVLHGSPGIGKTSAAHALASDEGWATIELNASDSRTKDVIERVAGEAAKSGTLTAGGAGRRVVILDEADNLHGNVDRGGSAAITSLVKEASQPMILIANEFYDMSNGLRNACREIEFRDVSKRSIVPVLRDLCRKEGVEYDDDALDQIAEMNSGDLRGAIKDLQAMAEGRDRIGADDVVTGERDKTEGVFNYLDTVIKEAGAEEALKASYDVDETPDDLINWIEDNVPKDYEGEELAVAYDFLSNADVWLGRVRATQNYTFWRYAGDNMTAGVAAARREPKGGWTRYGPPSYWSKLGRSRGTRNKRDYIAQRIAEAGGVSMSTARREILPHLSVMTHHCKNRELTVAMAAKYELDAKHVSFVTGSGEDTNKVQSIVEDAERLREERAVENAGGAFENAHAGGGEGTEETDDEESDGADEEPAQAALDGSGGESVDEDADDEPADDADADDDSQSGLTDFM
- a CDS encoding PIN domain-containing protein, with protein sequence MYVETDFLLALIKDDDWLGAAAERVYRDHEDDLWTSQFTLVELLLVAYREDRDVERVVTNAAALVTVRGDVDAVVAAASYVADHGLTPFDALHLVHSDGDRIVSSDGAYDEFAPRLDLRTVEE
- a CDS encoding AbrB/MazE/SpoVT family DNA-binding domain-containing protein, which gives rise to MPDVTLDDRGRLTLPKDTRERYGDRYRIVELHDGIKLVPIADDPLDALREEFADVDESADELRERAREEALDGAGR
- a CDS encoding YihY/virulence factor BrkB family protein, whose amino-acid sequence is MVTFGGAREFGERVYADFSAKNVTFMAAGLAYNAFVSLAPLLLLLFVVLSVVGGGLEDRVVEASESWLPGPIADIVAQLFAGEAAAGASVIGLVVLLWGALKIFRGLDTAFSEIYETESDNGFTDTLRDAVVVLAALVVAVVATVGVSAAFAVFADTIPLLGLMTPLVLVAGLVLAFFPMYYVFPDADLGWKDVLPGTVFAAVGWAAFQSLFQVYLAFSDPGSSSFFGGVVVVVTYLYFTALVLLLGAVINAVRGGHASGRPGGVGRGAGGYERKRSASLSRAELDAYLRGLDEQLTARYEAARADPDREVRPKPTGDVDLLEYAASDGDERRWTVELSWSTPNGVEPVADRAGGSADRSDD
- a CDS encoding helix-turn-helix domain-containing protein, whose protein sequence is MGERRELAEKIAGEIALSDDPGGTLRKWRTDFEVAQTELADELGVSPSVVSDYESGRRESPGIGVVKRTVEALLTIDERRGGSHIRQHARVLSAGFDADIVHDLREYPTAVPVGDFYDAIGATEIVSGAQETVAGHTVIDSIQAISRLSSEEFYRLYGQSTNRALVFTNVTSGEGAMVALRVLNPTPNAVVLQGLDADAVWQHAGDLARIDGYSLAACPTDLDEMLARVRELP
- a CDS encoding GNAT family N-acetyltransferase, producing the protein MSGPVFMEAERVTFHPVEEDDLEFFRDMINHPEVREGLSATEPRNMADEREWFESLGEDGVQFCLRVDGERVGTVSFRGVSEQWGVAELAYFFHPDHWGEGYATEAVRRMVEYGFDELRYEKVWARVFAFNDGSTRVLEKAGFDHEATLPDQAFARGERVDIERYGVLASE